One window from the genome of Chionomys nivalis chromosome 14, mChiNiv1.1, whole genome shotgun sequence encodes:
- the Mro gene encoding protein maestro isoform X3: MEQTQRVLSRTPPFPASQPRKRRTLVRSFFSKQVKKYKKVFLALLVHGLYDPVSSDVIHESMKTLTIMLGKIQGQDLGSFFVDITLQTRILLDDENDGVRYLAFVLFGQLAAFAGQKWKKFFTDQVNQTQDSLLTHLQDKSPQVAKACKTTVRACVPYLKPRKEQRFQSEEDQRNPRLSRQLSHCHPEVLLFFYANKIL, encoded by the exons ATGGAACAGACACAGAGAGTCCTGAGCCGGACCCCTCCTTTCCCTGCTTCCCAACCCAGGAAGAGAAGGACATTGGTGCGATCTTTCTTTTCCAAG CAGGTGAAAAAGTACAAGAAAGTTTTCCTTGCCCTCCTGGTGCACGGGCTGTATGACCCCGTGAGTTCTGACGTTATCCACGAGAGCATGAAGACTCTGACCATCATGCTGGGCAAGATCCAGGGCCAAGACCTGGGCTCCTTCTTCGTAGATATCACTCTTCAGACCAGGATTCTACTGGACGAT GAGAACGACGGTGTGCGGTACTTGGCCTTTGTTCTGTTTGGGCAATTGGCTGCATTTGCTGGGCAGAAATGGAAGAAATTTTTCACTGACCAGGTTAACCAGACACAAGATTCCCTCCTGACCCATTTACAGGACAAAAGCCCTCAGGTGGCCAAG GCTTGCAAAACGACTGTGCGAGCCTGTGTTCCGTATCTGAAACCCAGGAAAGAGCAGCGTTTCCAGAGTGAAGAAGACCAGCGGAACCCCAGACTTTCCCGGCAGCTG AGCCATTGTCATCCTGAGGTCCTGCTGTTCTTCTATGCCAATAAAATCCTCTAA
- the Mro gene encoding protein maestro isoform X1, whose amino-acid sequence MEQTQRVLSRTPPFPASQPRKRRTLVRSFFSKVSWKLRLRKQEPLKNVFFILAERARDPNAKKRHLAMRGLGTLAHETPDKQVKKYKKVFLALLVHGLYDPVSSDVIHESMKTLTIMLGKIQGQDLGSFFVDITLQTRILLDDENDGVRYLAFVLFGQLAAFAGQKWKKFFTDQVNQTQDSLLTHLQDKSPQVAKACKTTVRACVPYLKPRKEQRFQSEEDQRNPRLSRQLSHCHPEVLLFFYANKIL is encoded by the exons ATGGAACAGACACAGAGAGTCCTGAGCCGGACCCCTCCTTTCCCTGCTTCCCAACCCAGGAAGAGAAGGACATTGGTGCGATCTTTCTTTTCCAAG GTCTCTTGGAAACTGAGGTTGCGGAAGCAGGAACCTTTGAAGaatgtgtttttcatcttggcaGAAAGAGCCCGGGATCCTAATGCTAAAAAGCGCCATCTGGCAATGAGAGGCCTGGGCACCTTGGCCCATGAAACCCCTGACAAG CAGGTGAAAAAGTACAAGAAAGTTTTCCTTGCCCTCCTGGTGCACGGGCTGTATGACCCCGTGAGTTCTGACGTTATCCACGAGAGCATGAAGACTCTGACCATCATGCTGGGCAAGATCCAGGGCCAAGACCTGGGCTCCTTCTTCGTAGATATCACTCTTCAGACCAGGATTCTACTGGACGAT GAGAACGACGGTGTGCGGTACTTGGCCTTTGTTCTGTTTGGGCAATTGGCTGCATTTGCTGGGCAGAAATGGAAGAAATTTTTCACTGACCAGGTTAACCAGACACAAGATTCCCTCCTGACCCATTTACAGGACAAAAGCCCTCAGGTGGCCAAG GCTTGCAAAACGACTGTGCGAGCCTGTGTTCCGTATCTGAAACCCAGGAAAGAGCAGCGTTTCCAGAGTGAAGAAGACCAGCGGAACCCCAGACTTTCCCGGCAGCTG AGCCATTGTCATCCTGAGGTCCTGCTGTTCTTCTATGCCAATAAAATCCTCTAA
- the Mro gene encoding protein maestro isoform X2, giving the protein MEQTQRVLSRTPPFPASQPRKRRTLVRSFFSKVSWKLRLRKQEPLKNVFFILAERARDPNAKKRHLAMRGLGTLAHETPDKQVKKYKKVFLALLVHGLYDPVSSDVIHESMKTLTIMLGKIQGQDLGSFFVDITLQTRILLDDENDGVRYLAFVLFGQLAAFAGQKWKKFFTDQVNQTQDSLLTHLQDKSPQVAKERAAFPE; this is encoded by the exons ATGGAACAGACACAGAGAGTCCTGAGCCGGACCCCTCCTTTCCCTGCTTCCCAACCCAGGAAGAGAAGGACATTGGTGCGATCTTTCTTTTCCAAG GTCTCTTGGAAACTGAGGTTGCGGAAGCAGGAACCTTTGAAGaatgtgtttttcatcttggcaGAAAGAGCCCGGGATCCTAATGCTAAAAAGCGCCATCTGGCAATGAGAGGCCTGGGCACCTTGGCCCATGAAACCCCTGACAAG CAGGTGAAAAAGTACAAGAAAGTTTTCCTTGCCCTCCTGGTGCACGGGCTGTATGACCCCGTGAGTTCTGACGTTATCCACGAGAGCATGAAGACTCTGACCATCATGCTGGGCAAGATCCAGGGCCAAGACCTGGGCTCCTTCTTCGTAGATATCACTCTTCAGACCAGGATTCTACTGGACGAT GAGAACGACGGTGTGCGGTACTTGGCCTTTGTTCTGTTTGGGCAATTGGCTGCATTTGCTGGGCAGAAATGGAAGAAATTTTTCACTGACCAGGTTAACCAGACACAAGATTCCCTCCTGACCCATTTACAGGACAAAAGCCCTCAGGTGGCCAAG GAAAGAGCAGCGTTTCCAGAGTGA